A section of the Pleuronectes platessa chromosome 7, fPlePla1.1, whole genome shotgun sequence genome encodes:
- the cav2 gene encoding caveolin-2, which translates to MGLEREKSDTSIIMDEDEFNRSIEPILSKKGKVYAAEPDRDPNDVNAYFKVGFEDVVAEPVSTHSFDKVWIGSHAAFELVKFIIYRLLTTLLAVPIAFILGLVFAVHSCIHIWLVMPVIQSCLMLLPSLQIVWRSLTNMFITPLFHSMGKSLSSIQVQTIEN; encoded by the exons ATGGGACTGGAGAGGGAGAAATCGGACACTAGCATCATTATGGACGAAGATGAGTTCAACAGATCGATTGAGCCCATTCTGTCGAAGAAGGGGAAAGTGTACGCAGCGGAGCCGGACCGAGATCCAAACGATGTCAACGCGTACTTCAAG GTCGGGTTTGAAGATGTGGTCGCTGAGCCGGTGTCCACGCACAGCTTCGACAAAGTGTGGATCGGAAGCCACGCTGCGTTCGAGCTGGTCAAATTCATCATTTACCGCCTGCTGACCACCCTGCTGGCCGTGCCCATAGCGTTCATCCTCGGGCTGGTGTTCGCGGTGCACAGCTGCATCCACATCTG GTTGGTGATGCCTGTGATCCAGAGCTGCCTGATGCTCCTACCGTCCCTCCAGATCGTGTGGAGGAGTCTGACAAACATGTTCATCACACCGCTCTTCCACAGCATGGGCAAGAGCCTGTCTTCCATTCAAGTCCAAACAATCGAGAACTGA